One part of the Glycine max cultivar Williams 82 chromosome 14, Glycine_max_v4.0, whole genome shotgun sequence genome encodes these proteins:
- the LOC100813311 gene encoding RING-H2 finger protein ATL54 — translation MASKHRKLFPDETATTNQTQDCYGFCDPACPYNCYNNPDYFFSPPPPPPPSISHSSQVNHISSYFIILVTLFTVIFVVVGFYVIKVKCYATWCGWRFSGSVPSSDTTTEEFLNENQVDHPVWLIATVGLQESIINSITVCKYKKNEGLVEGTECSVCLNEFQEEETLRLLPKCNHAFHVPCIDTWLRSHTNCPLCRAGIVSNSVNSEAPAPVSNSEQENANLGRNQDTLLDNSRINEGGLSSNMVAGESSEAIDESNSKDRVNDETQNNGVLMNIEIQTEMGSVSTTECESHRVVDDHKHDDDTMLHTDNLGKQDQDGDYYYSKTCKTVRRSSIEECLHLSPVSMKRSFSSCNGRTLTSREF, via the exons ATGGCTAGCAAACACAGAAAACTCTTCCCTGATGAAACAGCAACCACAAACCAAACCCAAGATTGCTATGGCTTTTGTGACCCAGCATGCCCTTACAATTGTTACAATAACCCTGATTACTTTTTctctcctccaccaccaccaccaccttctATTTCACATTCAAGCCAAGTTAACCATATATCTTCCTACTTTATCATTCTTGTTACACTATTCACGGTCATTTTTGTTGTGGTTGGtttctacgtgatcaaggtgaAGTGCTATGCTACATGGTGCGGCTGGCGATTCAGCGGTTCCGTTCCCTCTTCAGACACCACCACTGAGGAGTTTCTCAATGAGAACCAAGTTGACCACCCCGTGTGGCTCATTGCCACTGTGGGGTTGCAAGAATCGATCATCAACTCCATCACGGTTTGCAAGTACAAGAAGAATGAAGGGTTGGTTGAAGGAACCGAGTGTTCGGTGTGTTTGAACGAGTTTCAAGAAGAGGAGACATTACGACTCTTGCCAAAGTGCAACCATGCTTTTCACGTTCCTTGTATTGACACTTGGTTGAGATCACACACAAATTGCCCTCTTTGTCGTGCCGGTATTGTTTCTAATAGTGTCAATTCTGAAGCACCAGCACCCGTGTCGAATTCGGAGCAAGAAAATGCAAATTTGGGGAGGAATCAAGATACCCTTTTGGACAATTCACGGATTAATGAAGGTGGGTTAAGCAGCAACATGGTTGCTGGGGAATCAAGTGAAGCAATAGATGAATCAAATTCTAAGGATCGGGTAAATGATGAAACTCAGAACAATGGGGTTCTGATGAATATTGAGATTCAAACAGAGATGGGGTCTGTTTCAACTACAGAATGTGAAAGTCATCGTGTTGTTGATGATCATAAACATGATGATGACACAATGTTGCACACGGATAATCTAGGGAAGCAAGATCAAGATGGTGATTACTACTACTCAAAAACGTGTAAAACAGTGCGTCGTTCCTCTATTGAAGAGTGTTTGCATTTAAGCCCAGTATCTATGAAAAGGTCATTCTCCTCTTGCAATGGAAGGACTCTAACTTCGAGAG AATTTTGA